The DNA segment ACGCCCTCGTAAGCAAGCTCTGACTTGATGACGGCCAAAAACATCATCGCCCTGATCATCGGTTTCGATGCGTTTTATCTGGCCATCTTGGGTAATGATTTTAAGTAGGCAGCTTGAGTGACAGTGAGCCCAACAGTTATGCCACTTGGCAACTTCACCCACATGCTTATCGATCACCATGGCAGCGATAGCGTTTAGTGGTTGAGTCGAAATGAAAGCACTTACACCAAGAGAGGCACCTAATTTAAGAAAGCCACGACGAGATACACCCTGTGACTCGGTGCTTAAGGTATTTTTTTGCTTATTAAACATAATGAAAGTTCCTATAACCTAAAAGCAGAGCTAGAGCTGCTGGAGTAAACCGAGTTCGTAAAATAATATCCGCCCAAGTATTTCAGCGGTTAACACAGTAAGGGTTGCCAGTAACAACGGCGTGGATTTGTAGGTGTTTAACTTGATGACTAGACAGCTGATAAAGCCGATAGCGAGTAGGGATATGCGGCCTATTTGTAGTAGCTGTAGCCACACGGGTAGTGATGCTCCTAGCTTATGCAGTTGCTCGGTTAACTGCATGGCGTAAGCGGTGCTTAATACGAGTGTTAGTAGGAATATAATGGCCAAGATAGGCTTGAGTGCACTTAGCTTTAATGGTGTTTTTACGGGCTGTATTTGACATGTATTGAGTAAAAGACTCGTTAACATGGATCCCGTGATCAGCCCGCTAAAGACCAAGTTGATTGGCGTCCAGTGGTTGCTCCACAGATAGACTGTCGGCAAGCTGTAGACGTTGGCGATGGCAAATAGTTGACCGATAGCGGCTAGAGCGGCGGTCAATAGTAAGATATTCACTAAGCGGCTATCCGCCTTGCGCCATAGTAGTAAACTTGAGCCTGTTCCGAGAGCACCAAAAATCGATACCATGATTATTTCAACACTCATGGGAGAGAGGTGAGCGAGGCCAAAGAGTACATTGGCGGCTCTAAGCGGTTGGCCTAGGTGGGTAGTCGCGGCTAAACCAGCAATGGCAAATATAGACCAAAGGCATAGAAAACATCGCTGCAATAGTTGGCTGTTGCCACCAAGCTGCTGAGGGTATGCTAGACGCAGGGCACATAGCAGGATAAAGCTACCAGCTACCGCTTGGGCAAGCACAGTAAAGATCACTAATGGGATTTCATGCATGATTAAAGCTCCGCCTTATTACAAAGCGCACCACTCTTATCACCTGTAGGTTTAGCGTGACGGTTAGGTTTTATCACCAGTGAAGGCTTTGTTAGAGAAGAGTCTGGCAGTGGAGCAATATCAGCAAACTCGCCATATTTCGCTCTAAGTTCATCTATAGGGCCGAAATCTAATGCCCGCAGAGGGCAAGATGAGACACAGATTGGTTTCTTATTCTGGGCTAACAACTCATAGCAGCCATCGCACTTAGTCATATGTTTTTTTTCTGGATTGTATTGTGGCGCGCCATAGGGGCAGGCCATCTCGCAATAGCGGCAACCAATACAGACATCGGTATCGACAACAACTAAGCCATCTTGTGACCGTTTATGCATGGCACCAGTGGGGCAAGCTTTGGTGCAGGCAGGCTCTGCACAGTGGTTACAGCTGATTGATAGGTAGTAGGCAAATACATTTTGTTGCCATGTGTCATCAAGACCCTTGAGCCACTCCCCACCTGCGTATTCATATACGCGGCGATAGTTAACACCAATCGGTAACTCATTTTTATCTTTGCAGGCAACCTGACAAGTTTTGCAGCCGGTACACTTACTGCTATCGACATAAAATCCGTATTCTAGTTTCATACTGACGACCAAAGTTGGGGAGTAATTTAGTCGAATACTAGGTAATGGTCAGATAGGCTTCTATAAGGGATTTCCACATAGTTAGTGTGGTTGTGAGCTGCTCTCTATATTTTGCTGTGAACTTGAGTGATGCAGGGCACAGAGCAATAAATTAATCATTGTGCTTTGTTTTACGACGAATTCGTAAAGGAGGTGGGGCTATACTGCTTAAGTACGGCTCTACTAGAGTATAGAGGCGTACCATCTTAGCAAGTGAGTCCATCTGTAAATGCTTCAACATATTTGATCTGTGTACCTCAACAGTTCGCGCTGAGATAAATAACAGCTCGGCCAGCTGCTGATTTGTTTTACCCTGGGCGAGTAGTTGCAGTATATCTCGCTCACGTAGCGTTAACTCTTCATAGCAGCGAATGGCAGATTTCAACTCTTTGGAGGATGTAGATGCATCGAACGCCTGTGATACGGCCTTAAGAAGCTTGGTAATTTCAATCGGTTTTTGCAGAAAGTCTACGGCTCCAAGCTTAAGGGCATCAACCGCCATAGGGACATCTCCATGGCCGGTAAGAAATACAATCCCTAGTGAACAGTCTGTTTGGCTAAGCTGGTACTGAAGTTCCTGACCGCTCATACCTGGCATCCGAGAGTCTAAGATCAAGCAACCGCCTTCGTTCATTTTATCGGCATGCTGTTTTGCCCACAGCCAAAAAGCTTCGGCAGAGTTAAATGACAGAGGCTGATAGCCCTCTCCCTGCAGGGCAAAGTCTAGTGCGTCTAATACAGACTCATCGTCGTCAACTAGATAAAGGTTAGTGTTTGTCATTATCATCTCTTATATTTGGTATTGGAAACTCGATGCTCACGCAGCAGCCGCCATTATCTAGATTGTTAAATGATAGGTGCCCAAGATGAGATTCAGCCACCTCTTTACAGATGCTTAATCCGAGTCCCACGCCCTCTTTTTTAGTGGTAACAAAAGGGGTTAGCAACTCAGCTATGGGCCTCTCGAGCCCCTGTCCAGTATCTTGTATGCTTATTTTAATACGGCTACTGGCTAAGGTTAAAGTGACCCATACCTGCTTTTTACTCGATGATGCCGATGCATCTATCGCATTAGTCAGTAAGTTGACCAGTAGCTGCTCTAATCCTGCTCTATCACCAAAAAACATCATTTCATCATGAGTAGGGTGAAAGGTTATTTCAACCTTGTGGGTATGTGCATAAAGCTCAACTAAACTGACGGTATCACGCAGGAGTAATGCAATATCTAGCTGAGATTTTTGTACTGCTTGCTTATGTAGTAGCTGGCGGAAGCGGCTAACGACCTCATCGACTCGAATAACCTGACGGCGAATTTTTCCGAGCAGCTGATCAATATCAGTTTGGCTACTGCCTTTTTGACGACGAGATAGCTCACCTTCAGTATAGAGGCGAATTGCTGACAAAGGCTGGTTGAGTTCATGGGCTAAGCTGGAACCCATTTTATCGACTAATGCACGTCGTTGTGCCTGTTGCAGGTTTGCTTGGGCCAAGCCGAGTTTTCGACTGTTACGGCGATAGCGAAGCGTTAAGATTAGATGCTGGATAGGTAAAAATGTCGCCACAATAAGCATCAAGATAATCAGGTAATAGTGGGTTTGTACCCAGCTCCACAAAAGTTGCCACCAGGGCTGCTGTAGAGGGTGAACTCCCAGATCATTAAATAGATTATCCAGCTCAATCTGACTCTCTGGTACGGTCCAACCAAGGGATTGCGCCGCTTGTGCCGTATTTGAGTTTTTTGGGATCGCGAGTAAAGATTGCAGGATCTCTCGTGCTAAGGTGCGATCGGCACTACCTGTCATGGCAAAGCCCCAGTTTGGATATAAACGAGTAGAGACTCGGCACTCGAAGCCTGAAGGAGTCATATCATTAATTGGTCTAAGTTCATTGGGAGAGATTTGCCCCTTACGTATCATAGATTCAACTAAGCAAACCGGTAAAATAGCCGCTGCGATATCACCTTCTTGCAGCTCTGCAACCACAGATTCATGGGGGTAACCAATGACTTTTGTGTTGATTAGAAGGTCACTGTCGCGCCCAAGTCGTTGAAGCTCCCGCTGCATTGCCATATAGCCGCCAAAGGCCTGAGGACTGGCGGTACCAATTTTTTGTCCTGCGAGTTGATGTAAATTTTGGTAAGGGCTGTCAGACTTGACCCATATTACTGAACCTGTAGCAATTGAGGTCCCACCATTAAGGGGGCTTAATAGGGTTGCTAACCAGGAAAGTGACTGTCTACGAGCAATGCGGATACTCTCAGATGGGTTGATGATAATGAATTGTAGCTTTTGCTGACTCAGCTCATTTTGAAGTTGAGAAAGTGACAGAGGGATTAACTTAAACTGATACCCTTCAATATGTTGACTTAACCAATCTATGGTCGGCTGCCAGCGTTGCACAGCTTCATCTAGTCCCCGATCCGCAAATACCCCCACAGCCACGATCTGATCGGTTTTAGCTGTCTGCGTTTGAGCGATGGGCTGGCTTTGCAGCGTTTTTATTGGCACAAGTAAACAGAGAAGAAGGCTGGCTAAGTATAAAAATCGCATTACAGAGCACCCTAAGCAGAGTTCGTATTAGCTAAGTATAGAGAGTCGTTAGTATTACTAAAGTCGATAACGATTGCAGTGACCCCTTAGTGAGTTTTGTACTAAATTCAGTAGGAATAACGCTTGTATGTTATTTCTTAAAAGTTTGCCTTTTAGTTATAGAGATTAAAATTGATATAATTTTAATCAAGGCTATCTTAGAAAAAACAGTTTCAGCAATAAAAAATGCCAGTAAGCTTAACTTACTGGCATTGTTGTTTAGCGGGTAAATCAGTCGCTATTAATTCACACGGTACTTTGCAATCAACTCTTCGTCTAGCTCGATACCTAAACCGGGTGCGTCAGATACGGCGACAAAGCCGTTGTCGAACTGTAGTTGGTTCTTCACTAAGCTAGTGAATAGTGGGCTGCTGCTCTGAGAGAACTCCATCAGCGTGCCTTGTTCGCAAGCCGCTAAGAAGTGCACCGAAGCATGCAACAGAATGCCTGTGCTGAAGCCGTGAGGGATCAGCTGAGTACCATTCATCTGTGCGATGTCGTAGATCTTCTTCATTTCAGTGATACCACCACAACGGGTGATGTCTGGCTGAACGATGTCGGCGTTAGACTTAGTGATGAACTCTTGGAACTCGTAACGCGTCGTCAGAGATTCACCGCCTGCAATCTTTTGCGACACTTGGCGAGACAGCTTTTCATAGCTGATCAGGCTATCTGCCAATACAGGCTCTTCAATCCAGTTCAGGTTAAACTCTTCTAGACGTTTCGCCATCATGGCTGAATGACCACAAGTGTGCCACTTAGACGCTAAGTCGATCTGCACTTCCATCTCTGGACCTGCCGCTTCGCGCACCGCTTTAACAATCGCGTAGTCAGTGTCTGGGTCATCGCCCATCACGCCGCCACCAAACTTAATGCTGGTGAAGCCTTGGTCTTTCAAACCCTGCACAATCGCCACGTTGTCTTCAGGCTTATCAGCCGGGATGAAGGTACCGTAACAACGGATCTTTTCGCGGTATTTACCAC comes from the Shewanella halifaxensis HAW-EB4 genome and includes:
- a CDS encoding DMSO/selenate family reductase complex B subunit gives rise to the protein MKLEYGFYVDSSKCTGCKTCQVACKDKNELPIGVNYRRVYEYAGGEWLKGLDDTWQQNVFAYYLSISCNHCAEPACTKACPTGAMHKRSQDGLVVVDTDVCIGCRYCEMACPYGAPQYNPEKKHMTKCDGCYELLAQNKKPICVSSCPLRALDFGPIDELRAKYGEFADIAPLPDSSLTKPSLVIKPNRHAKPTGDKSGALCNKAEL
- a CDS encoding sensor histidine kinase, with protein sequence MRFLYLASLLLCLLVPIKTLQSQPIAQTQTAKTDQIVAVGVFADRGLDEAVQRWQPTIDWLSQHIEGYQFKLIPLSLSQLQNELSQQKLQFIIINPSESIRIARRQSLSWLATLLSPLNGGTSIATGSVIWVKSDSPYQNLHQLAGQKIGTASPQAFGGYMAMQRELQRLGRDSDLLINTKVIGYPHESVVAELQEGDIAAAILPVCLVESMIRKGQISPNELRPINDMTPSGFECRVSTRLYPNWGFAMTGSADRTLAREILQSLLAIPKNSNTAQAAQSLGWTVPESQIELDNLFNDLGVHPLQQPWWQLLWSWVQTHYYLIILMLIVATFLPIQHLILTLRYRRNSRKLGLAQANLQQAQRRALVDKMGSSLAHELNQPLSAIRLYTEGELSRRQKGSSQTDIDQLLGKIRRQVIRVDEVVSRFRQLLHKQAVQKSQLDIALLLRDTVSLVELYAHTHKVEITFHPTHDEMMFFGDRAGLEQLLVNLLTNAIDASASSSKKQVWVTLTLASSRIKISIQDTGQGLERPIAELLTPFVTTKKEGVGLGLSICKEVAESHLGHLSFNNLDNGGCCVSIEFPIPNIRDDNDKH
- a CDS encoding mandelate racemase/muconate lactonizing enzyme family protein; the encoded protein is MLKITDIEVIHLRVPAMDADCEWGEDAVIVKVHTDKGIVGIGEADSSPLVVQACIEAPQTNFYCNGLKRLLIGENALEIERLWNKMYWGSNYMGRRGAGIHAISAIDIALWDIAGQFYGVPVHTLLGGKYREKIRCYGTFIPADKPEDNVAIVQGLKDQGFTSIKFGGGVMGDDPDTDYAIVKAVREAAGPEMEVQIDLASKWHTCGHSAMMAKRLEEFNLNWIEEPVLADSLISYEKLSRQVSQKIAGGESLTTRYEFQEFITKSNADIVQPDITRCGGITEMKKIYDIAQMNGTQLIPHGFSTGILLHASVHFLAACEQGTLMEFSQSSSPLFTSLVKNQLQFDNGFVAVSDAPGLGIELDEELIAKYRVN
- a CDS encoding dimethyl sulfoxide reductase anchor subunit family protein, whose amino-acid sequence is MHEIPLVIFTVLAQAVAGSFILLCALRLAYPQQLGGNSQLLQRCFLCLWSIFAIAGLAATTHLGQPLRAANVLFGLAHLSPMSVEIIMVSIFGALGTGSSLLLWRKADSRLVNILLLTAALAAIGQLFAIANVYSLPTVYLWSNHWTPINLVFSGLITGSMLTSLLLNTCQIQPVKTPLKLSALKPILAIIFLLTLVLSTAYAMQLTEQLHKLGASLPVWLQLLQIGRISLLAIGFISCLVIKLNTYKSTPLLLATLTVLTAEILGRILFYELGLLQQL
- a CDS encoding response regulator transcription factor yields the protein MTNTNLYLVDDDESVLDALDFALQGEGYQPLSFNSAEAFWLWAKQHADKMNEGGCLILDSRMPGMSGQELQYQLSQTDCSLGIVFLTGHGDVPMAVDALKLGAVDFLQKPIEITKLLKAVSQAFDASTSSKELKSAIRCYEELTLRERDILQLLAQGKTNQQLAELLFISARTVEVHRSNMLKHLQMDSLAKMVRLYTLVEPYLSSIAPPPLRIRRKTKHND